Proteins found in one Syntrophales bacterium genomic segment:
- a CDS encoding 4Fe-4S dicluster domain-containing protein: protein MKTFLEEVNEKIKGVPIQRCYHCRKCTAGCPLSFAMEYNPNRIIKMIQIGKRDEVLKSSTIWLCVSCETCITRCPNEVDIARLMDILRQMTIESGIGAKEKNVLKFHEAFLSNIKLWGRINEPLMMAQYKLKSGDLFSDMAMGIDMFKKGKLPLLPPRTKDMRTVKRIFEKTKHS, encoded by the coding sequence ATGAAAACCTTTCTCGAAGAAGTAAATGAAAAGATCAAGGGTGTTCCCATCCAGAGATGCTATCACTGCCGAAAATGCACGGCAGGGTGTCCCCTATCCTTTGCTATGGAATACAATCCCAATAGGATTATCAAGATGATTCAGATAGGTAAGCGGGACGAGGTCCTCAAGAGTTCAACGATCTGGCTCTGTGTTTCCTGCGAGACCTGTATCACCCGTTGTCCCAATGAGGTGGATATCGCCCGTCTGATGGATATATTGAGACAGATGACCATTGAATCAGGCATCGGTGCTAAGGAAAAGAATGTCCTTAAATTCCATGAGGCGTTTCTTTCCAACATCAAGTTGTGGGGACGGATCAATGAGCCCCTCATGATGGCCCAGTACAAGTTAAAATCGGGGGACCTATTCTCTGACATGGCTATGGGTATAGATATGTTCAAGAAAGGTAAACTCCCCCTACTGCCCCCGAGAACAAAGGATATGAGGACTGTAAAAAGGATATTTGAGAAGACGAAGCATTCATAA
- a CDS encoding FAD/NAD(P)-binding protein, with translation MLNPYIPMPVEVIKIVTEVDTKDIKTFRLAFVNREDEANFQYLPGQFAELSIFGKGEVPIGIASSPTQPGYLEFTVQKAGVVTSTLHDLEVGTHIGVRGSMGNSWPIDYLEGKNIVVVGGGFAFTTLRSLIVYMIHEDNRSRFGNITVVYGARTPGLLIYKDELAAWEARDDINLHVTVDKGDESWKGREGFVPTVCKEVAPSSENAVTVICGPPIMIRFTLPVFFDLGFSKENIITSLEMRMKCGIGKCGRCNVGNKYVCKDGPVFSLAELDKLTKEY, from the coding sequence ATGCTAAATCCATATATACCCATGCCCGTCGAAGTTATAAAGATCGTCACGGAGGTTGATACAAAAGACATCAAAACCTTTCGTCTTGCCTTCGTCAACAGGGAAGACGAGGCGAACTTTCAATATCTGCCTGGCCAGTTTGCCGAACTCTCCATCTTCGGCAAGGGTGAAGTGCCCATCGGCATCGCCTCATCACCGACGCAGCCGGGCTATCTCGAATTCACCGTGCAGAAGGCGGGGGTTGTTACCAGCACCCTCCACGACCTGGAGGTTGGAACACACATAGGGGTCAGAGGTTCCATGGGGAATTCATGGCCTATTGACTATCTTGAGGGGAAGAATATCGTAGTTGTCGGCGGTGGCTTCGCCTTTACCACCTTGAGGTCCCTCATCGTCTATATGATCCATGAGGACAACCGTTCCCGCTTCGGGAATATTACCGTCGTATACGGGGCCAGGACACCGGGACTCTTGATATATAAGGATGAGCTTGCCGCCTGGGAGGCGAGAGACGATATCAACTTGCATGTGACTGTTGATAAGGGCGATGAAAGCTGGAAGGGTAGAGAAGGTTTTGTCCCCACGGTTTGCAAAGAGGTGGCGCCAAGTTCGGAAAACGCCGTAACGGTGATATGCGGGCCGCCGATCATGATTCGTTTCACCCTGCCGGTATTCTTCGACCTCGGCTTCTCGAAGGAAAACATCATCACCTCTCTTGAGATGAGGATGAAATGTGGTATTGGAAAGTGCGGGCGCTGTAACGTAGGCAACAAATATGTCTGTAAGGATGGCCCTGTATTTTCACTGGCAGAACTGGATAAACTGACAAAAGAGTACTGA
- a CDS encoding sulfide/dihydroorotate dehydrogenase-like FAD/NAD-binding protein, whose product MNRIVEKIDLSENVVEMVIEAAAIAKKRRAGQFIVLRIDEKGERIPLTIVDSDTERGTITIIFQVVGKTTAALAALKAGNFVTDVQGPLGNPTEIENFGHVVCVGGGVGVGVIYPLAVALKKAGNKVTSIIGARTKDLLILEEEMKNASDKLLVATDDGSYGFHGFVSAVLQNLIDAKEKIDRVFAIGPVPMMRVICNVTRPYGIKTIVSLNPIMVDATGMCGACRVSVGGQTRFTCVDGPEFDGHDVDFDLLTSRLRMYLSQEKEAMERYRCAHGG is encoded by the coding sequence GTGAACAGAATTGTAGAGAAAATTGATCTATCAGAGAACGTGGTAGAGATGGTCATTGAAGCCGCCGCCATTGCAAAGAAGAGAAGGGCCGGCCAGTTTATCGTCCTGAGAATTGACGAGAAAGGGGAAAGGATCCCCCTGACCATCGTGGATTCTGATACAGAAAGGGGGACAATCACCATTATTTTTCAGGTCGTGGGTAAAACAACGGCCGCCCTTGCTGCACTGAAGGCAGGTAATTTTGTAACCGACGTCCAGGGCCCCCTTGGCAACCCTACAGAGATCGAAAACTTCGGTCATGTGGTCTGCGTGGGCGGGGGTGTCGGTGTGGGTGTCATCTATCCCCTTGCCGTGGCCTTGAAGAAAGCGGGCAATAAAGTAACATCCATCATCGGGGCAAGGACAAAAGATCTCCTGATCCTTGAAGAAGAGATGAAAAATGCAAGTGATAAACTCTTAGTGGCCACAGACGATGGCAGCTACGGTTTCCACGGTTTCGTCAGCGCCGTTTTGCAGAACCTGATAGATGCAAAAGAGAAGATTGATCGGGTGTTTGCCATCGGCCCGGTGCCGATGATGCGGGTAATATGCAACGTGACCAGACCGTATGGCATAAAGACCATCGTCTCTCTGAATCCGATCATGGTTGATGCCACCGGGATGTGTGGCGCCTGCCGGGTATCGGTGGGGGGTCAAACGCGATTTACCTGTGTGGACGGTCCCGAATTTGATGGTCATGACGTTGATTTTGATCTCTTGACGAGCCGTCTCAGGATGTACCTGAGCCAGGAAAAAGAGGCGATGGAAAGATACAGGTGTGCACATGGAGGCTGA
- a CDS encoding hydrogenase iron-sulfur subunit, with product MTENQPVEGWTPKIVAIVCNWCTYAGADLAGISRIQYPPNVRIIRVPCTGRINPFFIVKALQEGADGVLVSGCHPGECHYLTGNLSAKRKFAMLKRFLSYIGVEGDRTMFTWVSASEGERFAQVIKAVTAAVTALGPADKLVKKWEI from the coding sequence ATGACTGAGAATCAACCGGTTGAAGGCTGGACACCAAAAATAGTAGCCATTGTCTGTAACTGGTGTACATATGCCGGGGCGGATCTGGCGGGGATAAGCAGGATACAGTACCCGCCAAATGTGAGGATTATAAGGGTCCCCTGTACGGGGAGGATCAATCCTTTCTTTATTGTCAAGGCCCTCCAGGAGGGGGCGGATGGTGTTCTCGTTTCCGGTTGCCATCCGGGAGAATGTCACTATCTGACGGGGAATCTGTCCGCCAAAAGGAAGTTCGCCATGTTAAAGCGTTTTCTTTCGTATATCGGCGTAGAAGGTGACAGGACGATGTTTACCTGGGTATCGGCATCTGAGGGAGAACGCTTTGCCCAGGTCATAAAAGCCGTCACGGCAGCCGTTACCGCCCTCGGTCCGGCAGATAAGCTGGTAAAAAAATGGGAGATATAA
- a CDS encoding 4Fe-4S dicluster domain-containing protein: MEKRVLKKDKLAAIIKNVSRDMLVYAPVKEEDNVLFMALKEGREPLLNFSNSRNAPKTFFFPRTEIMMKYTRTGKGMELSKGEGEVRETALFGVRPCDARSFALLDKLFDQDKYKDPYYIARREKTTVISMACAHPPYSTCFCTSVDGSPTSGEGADILLTDMGDNYLVEFITPRGEKLLKYFGDLPKAGEAEETLKKEIAERAEKEIRSHIPAKDIKPILDNNFEHPFWETIHRKCLACGTCTYLCPTCHCFDISDEAKGNDGIRIRNWDSCMYPLFTLETSGHNPRPTQKERWRQRVMHKFKYYVDNFGAISCVGCGRCVMYCPVNLDIRKIVEDIAKL, from the coding sequence ATGGAAAAGAGGGTACTGAAGAAAGATAAACTGGCCGCAATTATTAAGAACGTCTCCCGGGATATGCTGGTCTATGCGCCGGTTAAAGAAGAGGATAATGTTCTCTTTATGGCCTTGAAAGAGGGAAGGGAACCCCTGCTTAATTTTTCAAATTCAAGGAACGCCCCCAAGACCTTCTTTTTCCCCCGTACAGAGATAATGATGAAATATACCCGAACCGGCAAAGGTATGGAACTCTCTAAGGGTGAAGGGGAAGTAAGGGAGACAGCGCTCTTTGGGGTACGCCCCTGCGATGCCCGCAGCTTTGCGCTTCTCGATAAGCTTTTCGACCAGGATAAATACAAAGACCCTTACTATATCGCCAGGAGAGAAAAAACAACGGTAATCTCCATGGCCTGTGCGCACCCTCCCTATTCCACCTGTTTCTGTACATCCGTTGATGGAAGCCCGACCTCGGGAGAAGGCGCCGACATACTATTAACAGACATGGGTGATAACTACCTTGTGGAATTCATCACCCCTCGCGGGGAAAAGCTTCTCAAGTATTTTGGAGACCTCCCGAAAGCCGGAGAAGCTGAGGAGACCCTGAAAAAAGAAATCGCGGAAAGGGCGGAAAAAGAGATCAGATCGCACATACCGGCAAAAGATATCAAACCGATACTGGACAACAATTTCGAACATCCCTTCTGGGAGACAATCCATCGGAAGTGTCTCGCCTGTGGCACCTGCACCTATCTCTGTCCCACCTGTCACTGCTTTGATATCAGTGACGAGGCAAAGGGAAATGACGGCATCAGGATAAGGAACTGGGATTCATGTATGTACCCTCTTTTCACGCTGGAGACCTCGGGTCACAATCCGAGACCGACACAGAAGGAGAGGTGGCGGCAGCGGGTGATGCACAAATTCAAGTATTACGTGGACAACTTCGGAGCGATCTCCTGTGTCGGATGTGGGAGGTGCGTCATGTATTGTCCCGTTAATTTAGACATCAGAAAGATAGTTGAAGATATTGCGAAATTATAA
- a CDS encoding FAD-dependent oxidoreductase, which produces MGTAPCKAACPAHISVCGFVALIGEGRHQEALKLIKRDNPFPAVCGRICNHPCERACRRRDADEAIDIMHLHRFVADLDLNEETRHIPEVKEKKDKKVAVIGAGPAGLSAAYYLAIEGYQVTVFETLAAGWSTLSFPESRLPKKIINSEIKIIEEMGVTIRTNTRVGRDISMDVLRKEYDAIFIGVGSHISKKFDVPGKDLKGVVEGLDFLKRATAGENISLGDRVAVIGSGNVAMDISRTALATGSKEVFILYKSSGADRTAIMAAPDGSFILYKSSGAETPVSIEEIPEGEKIRMDLLAAPVKILGSDGKVTGIECIRMEPGKPDASGRIRPTPVKGSEFTLQVDTVISAVGQTRELVHSSEGSGTACNKWSNLEIDPVTFATDMEGVFAQEVETSPATVVKTIAVGKEAATSIVRYLRGEDITSDRKRDWTKGLAERGDISDVEKAARVEMPMLEAGAKKSSQDETALGLSEEGAVYEAKRCLNCGICSECYRCVDVCVAGAIDHDMCFEEETIEVGAVIAAPGFEVFNAPLRGEYGFGIYKNVVTSLQFERILSASGPFFGHIQRPSDGKEPEKIAFIQCVGSRDVSCGNSWCSSVCCMYATKEAIVGKEHAKNLEPTIFFMDIRAYGKDFDRFVNRAKEEYGVRYIRSMPSSIKELQQTKNLLINHVQEDGTLVEEEFDMVVLSVGLTPPPEAAKLADSLGIELEEHGFCKTVLDNPVQTSREGVFVCGVFGGPKDIPETVMEASGAAACAEGLLAAQRGTMVVPKEPPVEKDIRGIGPRIGVFVCHCGINIGGVVNVPAVVEYAKTLPGVVYATEGLFVCSQDSAVKMAEIIKEYNLTRVVVASCSPRTHEGLFEENCEKAGLNRYLFEMANIRDQNSWVHMNEPEAATQKAMDLVRMAAAKSQYLKPLKPGQLGVNHAALIIGGGLAGIIAALSLAQQGFVSYLVEKENELGGNYRHLYYTLEGLDTRKHLDDLLKQVEKNPLIHVFTGARIGKIEGFIGNYRTTIETGGSEHVFEHGVVIVATGAYELKTDEYLYGKNERVITQRELEKLIHEKDSRIAGAGSVVMIQCVGSRNAERPYCSRYCCSSAIKNALKLKAADPKKDVTIIYRDIRTFGFKEDYYRKAREANVKFIRYDEDRKPEVAGDGTQISVSVFDPVLNENVEIKTDILALSVGTVANPENDAIGKMLKVPTNQDGFFLEAHVKLRPVDFATDGIFMCGLAHCPKFSSEAITQANAAVSRACTILTKDYIEAEGKTAYVNKERCAACGLCEANCPFGAIAVDPKEDCAVVNTVLCKGCGICTASCRMNAVDLNGFNNEEILAQIGAF; this is translated from the coding sequence TCTGTAACCACCCCTGCGAGAGGGCCTGCAGGAGGAGAGACGCCGATGAAGCCATTGACATCATGCATCTGCACCGCTTCGTGGCCGACCTCGATTTAAACGAAGAGACAAGGCACATCCCCGAAGTCAAGGAGAAGAAGGACAAAAAGGTGGCCGTGATTGGAGCCGGTCCCGCTGGTCTCTCTGCTGCCTACTATCTGGCCATCGAGGGTTACCAGGTTACCGTATTCGAGACCCTCGCCGCCGGCTGGTCAACCCTCAGTTTCCCTGAATCCCGTCTTCCCAAGAAGATCATTAACAGCGAAATAAAGATCATCGAGGAGATGGGTGTCACGATCAGGACAAATACACGTGTAGGTAGAGACATCTCCATGGATGTTCTGCGCAAAGAGTATGATGCCATCTTTATCGGGGTCGGTTCTCACATCAGCAAGAAATTTGACGTCCCGGGAAAAGACCTGAAAGGTGTCGTCGAGGGGCTTGATTTTCTCAAGCGGGCGACGGCGGGAGAGAATATCTCCCTGGGAGATCGGGTTGCCGTCATCGGTTCCGGAAATGTAGCGATGGATATATCCCGTACCGCGCTGGCGACCGGTTCCAAGGAGGTCTTTATTCTCTATAAAAGTTCCGGCGCCGATCGTACCGCCATTATGGCCGCCCCCGATGGTTCTTTTATCCTCTACAAGAGTTCCGGCGCCGAGACACCCGTCTCTATCGAGGAGATTCCGGAGGGAGAGAAGATCAGGATGGACCTCCTCGCAGCGCCGGTCAAGATATTGGGGAGTGACGGAAAGGTAACCGGCATCGAATGTATCCGTATGGAACCGGGTAAACCCGATGCGAGCGGTCGGATACGTCCCACACCGGTCAAAGGCTCCGAATTTACTCTCCAGGTAGATACGGTGATCTCTGCCGTGGGCCAGACCAGGGAACTTGTCCATTCCTCAGAGGGAAGCGGAACTGCCTGCAACAAATGGAGTAACCTGGAGATTGATCCGGTCACCTTCGCCACCGATATGGAAGGTGTCTTCGCCCAGGAGGTGGAAACCAGTCCTGCTACAGTGGTAAAGACCATCGCCGTCGGAAAGGAAGCGGCCACCTCCATCGTCCGTTACTTGCGTGGTGAAGACATCACATCAGACCGTAAGAGAGATTGGACAAAAGGGTTGGCCGAAAGAGGCGATATAAGTGACGTAGAAAAGGCGGCACGTGTCGAGATGCCCATGCTTGAGGCCGGGGCAAAGAAATCTTCGCAGGATGAGACAGCCCTCGGTTTGAGTGAGGAAGGCGCCGTATATGAGGCAAAGCGATGCCTCAACTGCGGGATATGTTCCGAATGTTACCGTTGCGTGGATGTTTGTGTAGCCGGCGCCATTGATCACGATATGTGTTTTGAAGAAGAAACCATAGAGGTGGGCGCCGTCATTGCCGCACCGGGGTTTGAGGTCTTTAATGCCCCTCTCCGGGGAGAGTACGGATTCGGCATTTATAAAAACGTGGTGACGAGCCTCCAGTTTGAGAGAATCCTCTCCGCTTCCGGTCCCTTTTTTGGTCATATACAGAGACCCTCTGATGGGAAGGAACCGGAAAAGATCGCCTTTATCCAGTGCGTGGGTTCCAGAGACGTCTCCTGCGGCAACAGTTGGTGTTCATCCGTATGCTGCATGTATGCGACAAAAGAGGCGATTGTCGGGAAAGAACATGCGAAAAACCTGGAACCTACCATATTCTTCATGGATATACGCGCCTATGGTAAGGACTTTGATCGCTTCGTTAACCGGGCCAAGGAGGAATACGGCGTCCGTTATATCCGTTCGATGCCTTCCAGCATAAAGGAACTACAGCAGACGAAAAATCTCCTCATCAACCACGTCCAGGAAGACGGGACGCTGGTGGAGGAAGAATTTGACATGGTGGTCCTCTCCGTTGGTCTCACACCCCCTCCCGAGGCGGCAAAACTGGCAGATAGCCTGGGTATAGAATTAGAAGAGCACGGCTTCTGCAAGACCGTTCTGGATAACCCTGTCCAGACGTCCCGGGAAGGCGTCTTTGTCTGCGGTGTCTTTGGAGGTCCCAAGGACATCCCGGAAACAGTCATGGAAGCCAGTGGCGCCGCCGCCTGTGCAGAGGGGCTGCTGGCTGCACAGCGGGGGACGATGGTCGTCCCGAAAGAGCCCCCCGTAGAAAAGGATATAAGGGGGATCGGACCGAGGATCGGTGTCTTTGTCTGCCACTGCGGGATCAATATCGGTGGGGTGGTAAATGTCCCTGCCGTCGTGGAATATGCAAAGACATTGCCGGGTGTTGTCTATGCCACCGAGGGTCTTTTTGTCTGTTCGCAGGATTCGGCCGTTAAAATGGCAGAAATAATCAAAGAATATAACCTGACCAGAGTAGTGGTGGCATCCTGCTCACCCCGCACACATGAGGGGCTCTTTGAGGAGAACTGTGAAAAGGCCGGTCTCAACAGGTACCTCTTTGAAATGGCCAACATCAGGGATCAGAATTCGTGGGTTCACATGAATGAGCCGGAGGCGGCAACGCAAAAGGCCATGGATTTAGTCAGGATGGCGGCAGCAAAGTCCCAGTACTTGAAACCCTTAAAACCCGGGCAACTTGGTGTCAATCATGCGGCGCTGATTATCGGGGGAGGACTTGCCGGCATTATAGCGGCGCTCTCGTTGGCGCAACAGGGCTTTGTGTCATATCTGGTGGAAAAGGAGAACGAACTTGGTGGAAATTACAGACATCTCTACTATACCCTCGAAGGCCTGGATACCAGGAAACATCTGGACGATCTTTTAAAACAGGTGGAGAAGAATCCCCTGATCCATGTATTCACCGGGGCCAGGATCGGGAAGATCGAAGGATTTATCGGAAATTACAGGACCACGATCGAGACGGGAGGCAGTGAGCACGTATTTGAGCACGGTGTGGTCATCGTGGCCACAGGGGCCTATGAACTCAAGACAGACGAATATCTCTACGGGAAGAACGAGCGGGTTATCACCCAGCGAGAGCTGGAAAAGCTTATTCATGAGAAAGATTCCCGAATTGCGGGGGCAGGCAGTGTTGTTATGATCCAGTGCGTCGGATCGAGGAATGCCGAAAGGCCTTACTGCAGCAGGTACTGTTGCAGCTCGGCAATAAAGAATGCACTCAAACTGAAAGCTGCCGATCCCAAAAAGGATGTAACCATCATCTATCGAGACATCAGGACGTTCGGATTCAAAGAAGACTATTACCGGAAGGCGCGTGAGGCAAATGTGAAATTCATCCGCTACGATGAGGACAGGAAACCGGAGGTTGCAGGCGATGGCACGCAGATTTCCGTAAGCGTTTTTGATCCGGTACTAAACGAAAATGTAGAGATCAAAACAGACATCCTGGCGTTGAGTGTAGGCACCGTTGCCAACCCTGAAAATGATGCCATCGGCAAGATGCTGAAGGTGCCGACCAATCAGGATGGCTTTTTCCTCGAGGCCCACGTAAAGTTAAGACCCGTTGATTTTGCCACCGATGGCATCTTCATGTGCGGGCTTGCCCACTGTCCGAAATTCAGCAGTGAAGCGATAACTCAGGCCAACGCCGCCGTCTCGAGGGCATGCACCATCCTCACCAAAGACTACATAGAGGCGGAAGGTAAGACGGCCTATGTGAATAAGGAAAGATGCGCGGCCTGCGGACTCTGCGAGGCCAATTGTCCCTTTGGCGCCATCGCGGTTGATCCTAAGGAGGACTGTGCGGTGGTTAATACCGTCCTCTGCAAGGGCTGCGGGATCTGTACGGCATCCTGCAGGATGAATGCCGTTGATTTGAACGGCTTTAACAACGAGGAAATTCTGGCACAGATAGGCGCCTTTTAA
- a CDS encoding CoB--CoM heterodisulfide reductase iron-sulfur subunit B family protein, translating to MLKVSYYPGCSLHGTAKEYDQSVKAVCSALGIELKEVDDWCCCGATSAHSTNFKLSIALPALTLIAAEKDAADVPEVMVPCAACFNRLKTAHYHLKKDSILKSEVESIAGREYRGSIIVKNPIDIIYNDIGLPTLSGKVTRKLTGLKPVSYYGCLLLRPPEVCEFDDYENPVMLDSIMNCLGANARPWSYKTDCCGGSLTISKTNIVQRMVNKLITMARETEANCLVAACPICMANLDMRASENVRLPVFYFTELIALAMGLPGPESWFKLHHADPAPLLDVLGLL from the coding sequence ATGTTGAAAGTTTCATACTATCCGGGATGCTCACTCCACGGCACGGCGAAGGAATATGACCAATCGGTAAAGGCTGTATGCAGCGCCCTGGGGATTGAACTGAAGGAGGTTGATGATTGGTGCTGTTGTGGCGCCACCTCCGCCCATAGTACCAATTTTAAACTCTCCATTGCCCTTCCCGCTCTAACCCTTATCGCTGCCGAAAAGGATGCCGCTGATGTGCCGGAAGTGATGGTCCCCTGTGCCGCCTGTTTCAATCGCTTAAAGACCGCTCACTACCATCTCAAGAAAGACAGCATCTTAAAATCCGAGGTGGAAAGTATCGCCGGCAGGGAATACAGGGGCTCGATAATCGTGAAAAATCCCATTGACATTATTTATAACGATATAGGCCTCCCGACCCTGAGCGGAAAAGTGACCAGGAAATTGACGGGTCTCAAACCGGTTTCCTACTATGGATGCCTCCTGTTGAGACCACCGGAGGTCTGTGAGTTCGATGACTATGAAAATCCCGTCATGCTGGATAGCATCATGAACTGTCTCGGGGCCAATGCACGTCCCTGGTCTTACAAGACTGATTGCTGTGGCGGTAGTCTCACCATCAGTAAAACCAATATCGTGCAGCGGATGGTGAATAAATTGATAACCATGGCCAGAGAAACCGAGGCAAACTGTCTCGTTGCGGCCTGCCCCATCTGCATGGCCAATCTGGACATGAGGGCCAGTGAAAACGTGAGACTTCCCGTCTTTTATTTTACCGAATTGATAGCCCTGGCCATGGGACTCCCGGGACCGGAAAGCTGGTTTAAACTTCACCACGCCGATCCGGCGCCCCTCCTCGATGTTTTAGGACTGCTCTGA
- a CDS encoding 4Fe-4S dicluster domain-containing protein, with amino-acid sequence MENVETKLREEAKKLLAEKKVDLIVGYEKGTLPLLAPPCFITELEDAEKLVWNAFCMQNLAKFVHDILSQHRESQKRLKPADRTKKTVGIVARGCTTRSLVIHLQEKQYNRDDVVILGVPCTGYVDRKKMDALVAGEEIREASVAGDSVLVKTVGGERKVPLKEVLADNCPTCRFNNPLISDVMIGEQAPAMDAAQEYAKVDEFEKLSPDERWNYFTREMDKCVRCYACRNACPSCYCKVCFVEQSQPRWVGIGEDRSDTQVFQIMRLYHMAGRCVDCGSCIAVCPMGVDLRRFLKKLDKDALELFKYRAGISPDELSMLGTFRENDREDFIFEPK; translated from the coding sequence GTGGAAAATGTAGAAACGAAACTACGTGAAGAAGCAAAAAAATTGCTGGCGGAAAAAAAGGTGGATCTTATCGTAGGGTATGAAAAAGGCACCCTTCCTCTTCTTGCCCCGCCATGCTTTATTACCGAGCTTGAAGACGCTGAAAAACTTGTCTGGAACGCCTTCTGCATGCAAAACCTTGCCAAGTTCGTACACGACATCCTCTCACAGCACAGGGAATCCCAGAAGCGCCTTAAGCCGGCGGACAGAACAAAAAAGACGGTAGGTATTGTCGCGAGGGGCTGCACAACCCGCTCGCTGGTGATCCATCTTCAGGAAAAGCAGTACAACAGGGACGATGTCGTGATCCTCGGTGTCCCCTGCACCGGCTATGTGGACAGGAAGAAGATGGACGCCCTCGTTGCGGGTGAGGAAATCCGAGAGGCATCCGTTGCAGGAGATTCCGTCCTGGTAAAGACAGTTGGTGGCGAGAGGAAGGTTCCTCTTAAGGAGGTGCTGGCCGATAACTGCCCCACTTGCCGTTTCAACAATCCCCTTATTTCTGATGTGATGATAGGGGAGCAGGCCCCGGCAATGGATGCCGCTCAGGAATATGCTAAGGTGGATGAATTTGAAAAGCTTTCCCCGGATGAAAGGTGGAACTACTTTACCAGGGAGATGGATAAGTGCGTGCGCTGTTATGCCTGTCGCAATGCCTGTCCGTCCTGTTACTGTAAGGTATGCTTTGTCGAACAGAGCCAGCCGCGGTGGGTCGGTATCGGTGAGGACCGGTCTGACACACAGGTATTTCAAATAATGCGGCTGTATCATATGGCGGGGCGATGCGTAGATTGCGGCTCCTGCATTGCAGTATGTCCCATGGGTGTGGATCTGCGGAGGTTTTTGAAGAAACTGGATAAGGACGCTCTTGAACTGTTTAAGTACAGGGCCGGTATCTCGCCGGACGAACTGTCCATGCTTGGTACCTTCAGGGAAAACGACAGAGAAGATTTTATCTTTGAACCGAAATAG